The bacterium DNA segment TTGAACTAAATTTTCTGTTTTTCAACCGTTCTCTCCTGCAATCCGTCCTATTTTTGAACATCCATCAACACAAGGACTTGGCCATGATAAAGTCGTATTTCCCCAAGATCACCGCTCCCATTCCTTTTGAGGGCAAGGATTCCAAGAATCCGCTGGCGTTCAAATATTATGACAAAAACGCACGGGTCGGCCGCAAGACCATGGCTGCGCATTTGCGTTTTGCCGTGGCCTATTGGCATACCATGATGGCCGACGGCACGGACATGTTCGGCGGGCCGAGCTATGACCGGCCTTGGAATGCTGCCGGCGACCCCATCGATCGCGCCAAACACACCATGGACGCTGCTTTTGAGTTTTTCCAGAAACTGGGCGTTGACTATTACTGCTTTCATGACCGTGATATCGCTCCGGCAGGTGAGACTTTTACCCAATCCTGTAAGAACCTGCAGATCATGGTGGATCATGCCAAGGTTTTACAAAAGCAGACGGGTGTGAAATTGCTCTGGGGCACAGCCAATCTCTTCAGCCATCGCATCTACACGTGTGGTGCGTCCACCAATCCGGATGCGCATGTCTTCGCCCTGGCTGGGGCGCAGGTTAAAAACGCGCTGGACGCCACCAAGGCTCTTGGCGGTGAAAATTATGTGTTTTGGGGCGGCCGCGAGGGCTATGAATCGCTGCTCAACACCGACCTGAAGCACGAGCAGGAGCAGCTGGCGCGCTTTTTCCATATGGCCGTGGATTACGCGAAAAAGATCGGCTTCAAGGGGCAGTTCCTCATCGAGCCCAAGCCCTGCGAGCCGACCAAGCATCAGTACGATTTCGACACCGCCACGACGCTGGCGTTTTTGCGCCAGTATGATCTCATCGATTATTTCAAGATCAACGTCGAGGCCAATCACGCCACCCTGGCCAAGCACACCTTTGAGCATGAGTTGGCTGTGGCCTCTGCAGCCGGCAAGCTGGGCAGCGTGGACGCTAATCGCGGCGACCTGTTGCTGGGATGGGACACGGATCAGTTTCCGACCGATCTCTACAGCACCACGTTGGCCATGATGATCATCCTCAAGCAGAACGGCCTGGGCAGCGGCGGACTCAATTTCGATGCCCATGTGCGGCGCAGCTCCATCGATCCGGTGGATCTTTTTCACGCCCATATCGGCGGCATGGATGCCTTTGCCCGCGGCCTGTTGATCGCCCACCGGCTCATTCAGGATAAAGCCCTGAGCGCTTTTATCGATAAACGGTATGAGAGCTATCGTTCGGGGATCGGCGCCAAAATCATGGCCGGCAAGGTGGGATTTGTCGAGCTGGAAAAGTACATTCTCGAGCAGGGCATGCCGACGATGAAGAGCGGCCGCCTCGAGATGCTGGAAAACATCCTCAACGATTATATCCGCTGATGTCCCCTGCGCCGGCTCGATCAGAGCCGGCGCGGACAAACCATCCAGTGCACCTCTTTTATTCTCGACTTTTCAATCTTCCGGA contains these protein-coding regions:
- the xylA gene encoding xylose isomerase, translating into MIKSYFPKITAPIPFEGKDSKNPLAFKYYDKNARVGRKTMAAHLRFAVAYWHTMMADGTDMFGGPSYDRPWNAAGDPIDRAKHTMDAAFEFFQKLGVDYYCFHDRDIAPAGETFTQSCKNLQIMVDHAKVLQKQTGVKLLWGTANLFSHRIYTCGASTNPDAHVFALAGAQVKNALDATKALGGENYVFWGGREGYESLLNTDLKHEQEQLARFFHMAVDYAKKIGFKGQFLIEPKPCEPTKHQYDFDTATTLAFLRQYDLIDYFKINVEANHATLAKHTFEHELAVASAAGKLGSVDANRGDLLLGWDTDQFPTDLYSTTLAMMIILKQNGLGSGGLNFDAHVRRSSIDPVDLFHAHIGGMDAFARGLLIAHRLIQDKALSAFIDKRYESYRSGIGAKIMAGKVGFVELEKYILEQGMPTMKSGRLEMLENILNDYIR